The Sphingomonas sp. KR3-1 genome contains a region encoding:
- a CDS encoding alkaline phosphatase family protein, protein MKLFRPLAAATALLAAAPLFAQEATPPAQVLPSEAPRAAPSLVVVVSVDQFSADLFAEYRAQFSGGFVRLMTGAVFPSGYQSHAATETCPGHSTILTGDHPAKTGIIANDWTDFNAPREDKTVYCAEDESVPGSNSNSYTVSDKHLKVPTLGEWMKLADPQSRVVAVSGKDRSAVMMAGHKTDEIWWWNGKAFVSYAGRAEPAMVTRMNANVAKRIGEEQEPLALPPFCQARSRAIPLWNGRTVGDGRFARAAGDTSAFRASPEFDEAILATAAGLATDMKLGQSGHTDLLIVGASATDYVGHSKGTEGSEMCLQLLSLDQTLGKLFAVLDKTGVDYAVVLTADHGGHDLPERNDDHAAPMAQRIEKDVTSGTIGKAIAAKLGIAGTVLTGGPGGDVWFDPKLTKVQRAAAQAEALKQYAANPQVQAVFTRAQIEATPIVHTPPETWSLIERARASYDPQRSGDLVVALKPRVTPILAGGPGNVATHGSFWDYDRRVPILFWRKGMTGFEQPLSVETVDIAPTLAALIHVPVPVAIDGRCLDLDAGAGDSCK, encoded by the coding sequence ATGAAACTGTTCCGCCCGCTCGCTGCCGCCACGGCGCTGCTCGCCGCTGCACCGCTTTTCGCGCAGGAGGCGACCCCGCCGGCGCAAGTCCTTCCCTCCGAAGCGCCGCGCGCCGCACCTTCGCTGGTGGTGGTGGTCTCGGTCGACCAGTTCTCGGCCGACCTGTTCGCCGAATATCGCGCGCAGTTCAGCGGCGGCTTCGTGCGGCTGATGACCGGCGCGGTGTTCCCCTCGGGCTATCAGAGCCATGCCGCGACCGAGACCTGCCCCGGCCACTCGACGATCCTCACCGGCGACCACCCCGCCAAGACCGGGATCATCGCCAATGACTGGACCGACTTCAACGCGCCGCGCGAGGACAAGACGGTCTATTGCGCCGAGGACGAGAGCGTGCCCGGCAGCAACTCGAACAGCTACACCGTCTCGGACAAGCATCTGAAGGTGCCGACGCTGGGCGAGTGGATGAAGCTCGCCGACCCGCAGAGCCGCGTCGTCGCCGTCTCCGGCAAGGACCGTTCGGCAGTGATGATGGCCGGGCACAAGACCGATGAGATCTGGTGGTGGAACGGCAAGGCGTTCGTCTCCTATGCCGGCCGCGCCGAGCCCGCGATGGTCACCCGGATGAACGCCAATGTCGCCAAGCGGATCGGCGAGGAGCAGGAACCGCTGGCGCTGCCGCCCTTCTGCCAGGCGCGCAGCCGCGCCATTCCGCTGTGGAACGGCCGCACCGTGGGCGACGGGCGCTTCGCCCGCGCCGCCGGCGACACCAGCGCCTTCCGCGCCTCGCCCGAATTCGACGAGGCGATCCTGGCGACCGCCGCGGGCCTGGCGACCGACATGAAGCTTGGCCAGAGTGGCCATACCGACCTGCTGATCGTCGGCGCCTCGGCCACCGACTATGTCGGCCATTCGAAGGGCACCGAGGGCAGCGAGATGTGCCTGCAGCTGCTCTCGCTCGACCAGACGCTGGGCAAGCTGTTCGCCGTGCTCGACAAGACCGGGGTCGACTATGCCGTGGTGCTGACCGCCGATCATGGCGGCCACGACCTGCCCGAGCGCAACGACGATCACGCCGCGCCGATGGCGCAGCGCATCGAGAAGGACGTGACCAGCGGCACGATCGGCAAGGCGATCGCCGCCAAGCTCGGCATCGCCGGGACGGTGCTGACCGGCGGCCCGGGCGGCGACGTCTGGTTCGATCCCAAGCTCACCAAGGTACAGCGCGCGGCCGCGCAGGCCGAGGCGCTGAAGCAATATGCCGCCAACCCGCAGGTGCAGGCGGTGTTCACCCGCGCCCAGATCGAAGCGACGCCGATCGTCCATACCCCGCCCGAGACCTGGAGCCTGATCGAGCGCGCCCGCGCTTCCTATGATCCGCAGCGCTCGGGCGACCTGGTGGTGGCCTTGAAGCCGCGAGTGACGCCGATCCTGGCGGGCGGGCCGGGCAATGTCGCGACGCATGGCAGCTTCTGGGACTATGACCGCCGCGTGCCGATCCTGTTCTGGCGCAAGGGCATGACCGGGTTCGAGCAGCCGCTCTCGGTGGAGACGGTGGACATCGCCCCGACGCTGGCCGCGCTGATCCATGTGCCGGTGCCGGTGGCGATCGACGGACGCTGCCTCGACCTGGATGCAGGTGCGGGGGATAGCTGCAAGTGA
- the mmsB gene encoding 3-hydroxyisobutyrate dehydrogenase: MARVAFIGLGNMGGGMAANLAKAGHDVRAFDLSQDALDKAKAAACLPAASAAEAVAGAEAVVTMLPAGRHVEATYTDVLLDNAAPGAILIDCSTIDVDTARRVAEAATARGLMAVDAPVSGGIAAANAGSLTFMVGGTEQAFARAEPFLAEMGKAVIHAGASGAGQGAKICNNMILGATMIATCEAFALAEKLGLDAQRFYDIASVSSGQSWSMTSYCPVPGVGPESPADRDYQGGFAAPLMLKDLKLALEAAASVGATVPMGTRAEELYQAFVDGEGAGLDFSGIIKTLR, from the coding sequence GTGGCACGCGTAGCATTTATCGGCTTGGGCAATATGGGCGGCGGCATGGCTGCGAACCTCGCCAAGGCGGGGCATGACGTCCGCGCCTTCGACTTGAGCCAGGACGCACTCGACAAGGCGAAAGCCGCCGCCTGCCTGCCCGCCGCCAGCGCTGCGGAAGCCGTCGCCGGTGCCGAGGCGGTGGTGACGATGCTGCCGGCGGGCAGGCATGTCGAGGCGACCTACACCGATGTCCTGCTCGACAATGCCGCGCCCGGCGCGATCCTGATCGATTGCTCGACGATCGACGTCGATACGGCGCGCCGGGTGGCGGAAGCGGCGACGGCACGCGGCCTGATGGCAGTCGATGCCCCGGTCTCGGGCGGCATCGCTGCGGCCAATGCCGGCAGCCTCACCTTCATGGTCGGCGGCACCGAGCAGGCCTTTGCCCGCGCCGAGCCGTTCCTGGCGGAGATGGGCAAGGCCGTGATCCATGCCGGCGCCAGCGGCGCCGGGCAGGGCGCCAAGATCTGCAACAACATGATCCTCGGCGCGACGATGATCGCCACCTGCGAGGCCTTCGCGCTCGCCGAGAAGCTCGGTCTGGATGCGCAGCGCTTCTACGACATCGCCTCGGTCAGCTCGGGGCAGAGCTGGTCGATGACGAGCTATTGCCCGGTTCCCGGCGTCGGCCCCGAAAGCCCTGCCGACCGCGACTATCAGGGCGGGTTCGCCGCGCCGCTGATGCTCAAGGACTTGAAGCTCGCCCTGGAAGCCGCGGCAAGCGTCGGCGCGACCGTGCCGATGGGGACGCGCGCGGAGGAACTCTACCAGGCGTTCGTCGACGGCGAAGGCGCCGGGCTCGACTTTTCGGGGATCATCAAGACGCTCAGGTAG
- a CDS encoding enoyl-CoA hydratase/isomerase family protein — MTDDVLLFTEGRAGRIRLNRPKAIHALNTGMCAAMLEALTAWRDDPAVGVVLIDHAEGRGFCAGGDIRMIAESGAGDGSQARDFFRVEYQLNHALFTYAKPVVAFMDGITMGGGVGISQPAKFRIATENTKFAMPETGIGLFPDVGGGWYLSRLPGKVGEYLALTGHRLDGAECRALGLASHYLPAEALAGAKARIAADPAAAEAILAELSVPAPEPRIAAHRAEIDRLFAADTVEGVVAALAADPGEWAAAQLATLRTKSPQSMKVSLRLVREGRARASFADEMRQEFAIGGRVAQSHDFIEGVRALIVDKDNAPGWKPATLEGVSDEMIDAIFAPLPADQQWEP, encoded by the coding sequence GTGACCGACGACGTTCTCCTCTTCACCGAAGGCCGCGCCGGCCGCATCCGCCTCAACCGCCCAAAGGCGATCCACGCGCTCAACACTGGCATGTGCGCCGCGATGCTCGAAGCCCTGACGGCGTGGCGTGACGATCCCGCCGTCGGGGTCGTGCTGATCGATCATGCCGAGGGCAGGGGCTTCTGCGCCGGCGGCGACATCCGCATGATCGCCGAGAGCGGCGCCGGTGACGGCAGCCAGGCGCGCGATTTCTTCCGCGTCGAGTACCAACTCAACCACGCGCTGTTCACCTATGCCAAGCCGGTGGTGGCGTTCATGGACGGCATCACGATGGGCGGCGGCGTCGGCATCTCGCAGCCGGCCAAGTTCCGGATCGCGACCGAGAACACCAAGTTCGCCATGCCCGAGACCGGCATCGGCCTGTTCCCGGACGTGGGCGGCGGCTGGTATCTGTCGCGCCTGCCCGGCAAGGTCGGCGAGTATCTGGCGCTGACCGGCCACCGGCTCGATGGTGCGGAGTGCCGCGCGCTTGGCCTCGCCAGCCACTATCTGCCGGCTGAGGCGCTCGCAGGCGCCAAGGCGCGCATCGCCGCGGATCCCGCGGCGGCCGAGGCGATCCTTGCCGAACTGTCGGTGCCCGCGCCCGAGCCGCGCATCGCCGCGCACCGCGCCGAGATCGATCGTCTCTTCGCCGCCGACACGGTGGAAGGCGTAGTCGCCGCGCTCGCCGCCGATCCGGGCGAATGGGCAGCCGCCCAGCTCGCCACCCTGCGCACCAAGTCACCCCAGTCGATGAAGGTCTCGCTCCGCCTCGTCCGGGAAGGCCGCGCCAGGGCCAGCTTCGCCGACGAGATGCGCCAGGAATTCGCCATCGGCGGCCGCGTCGCGCAGAGCCATGACTTCATCGAGGGCGTCCGCGCGCTGATCGTCGACAAGGACAATGCGCCTGGGTGGAAACCCGCTACGCTCGAGGGCGTCAGCGACGAGATGATCGATGCGATCTTCGCGCCTTTGCCCGCCGATCAGCAATGGGAGCCCTGA
- a CDS encoding enoyl-CoA hydratase, with translation MSYETILVEQRGAATLVTLNRPQALNALNSQILSELLDAMKAFDADPSQGCAVITGSEKAFAAGADIKEMQAQGFADMYGHDFFAGWDVFTRTRKPIIAAVSGYALGGGCELAMMCDFILAGDNARFGQPEIKLAVSPGMGGSQRLTRAVGKAKAMEMCLTGRMMDAAEAERAGLVSRILPAAELVEEAVKTAQAIAGMAPLAVLANKEMVNTAFETGLAQGVAFERRLFHALFGTADQKEGMTAFVEKRPGNWTGK, from the coding sequence ATGAGCTACGAAACCATCCTCGTCGAGCAGCGCGGCGCCGCGACGCTCGTCACGCTGAACCGCCCCCAGGCGCTCAACGCGCTCAACAGCCAGATCCTCTCCGAGCTGCTCGATGCCATGAAGGCGTTCGACGCCGACCCGTCGCAGGGTTGCGCGGTGATCACCGGCAGCGAGAAGGCCTTTGCCGCCGGTGCCGACATCAAGGAGATGCAGGCCCAGGGCTTTGCCGACATGTACGGCCATGACTTCTTCGCCGGCTGGGACGTGTTCACCCGCACGCGCAAGCCGATCATCGCCGCGGTCTCCGGCTATGCGCTCGGCGGCGGATGCGAGCTGGCGATGATGTGCGACTTCATCCTGGCGGGCGATAATGCCAGGTTCGGCCAGCCCGAGATCAAGCTCGCGGTCTCGCCCGGCATGGGCGGCTCGCAGCGGCTCACCCGCGCGGTCGGCAAGGCCAAGGCGATGGAGATGTGCCTCACCGGCCGGATGATGGACGCCGCCGAGGCCGAGCGCGCCGGGCTGGTCAGCCGCATACTTCCGGCGGCCGAGCTGGTCGAGGAAGCGGTGAAGACCGCGCAAGCGATCGCCGGCATGGCGCCGCTCGCGGTGCTGGCGAACAAGGAGATGGTCAACACCGCCTTCGAGACCGGCCTGGCTCAGGGCGTCGCCTTCGAGCGCCGGCTGTTCCACGCGCTGTTCGGCACCGCCGACCAGAAGGAAGGCATGACCGCGTTCGTCGAGAAGCGCCCGGGCAACTGGACCGGCAAGTAA
- a CDS encoding acyl-CoA dehydrogenase family protein, whose amino-acid sequence MTQFELTDDQRAIQEMAQKFTADAITPHAAEWDEKHIFPRDTIRAAAELGFASIYVSEESGGIGLGRLEAALIMEAMAYGCPSTSAFISIHNMASWMIDSFGSQPLKDKYLPSLITMERIASYCLTEPSSGSDAAALKTRAVLDGDHYVVNGSKQFISGAGENEIYVTMVRTGEDGPKGISCLVIEKDMPGVSFGANERKLGWHSQPTRQVTFEDVRVPVANRVGDEGAGFRFAMMGLDGGRLNIGACSLGGAQRCLDEAVKYTKDRQQFGRPIADFQNTQFVLADMATELEAARALLYLAAAKVTAGAPDKTKFAAMAKRFATDTGSSVVDRALQLHGGYGYLMDYPIERFWRDLRVHSILEGTNQVMRMIVGRELTRQ is encoded by the coding sequence ATGACCCAGTTCGAACTCACCGACGACCAGCGTGCCATCCAGGAGATGGCGCAGAAGTTCACCGCCGATGCGATCACGCCGCATGCGGCCGAATGGGACGAGAAGCACATCTTCCCGCGTGACACGATCCGCGCCGCCGCCGAGCTCGGCTTCGCCTCGATCTATGTCTCGGAGGAGAGCGGCGGCATCGGCCTCGGCCGGCTCGAGGCGGCGCTGATCATGGAGGCGATGGCCTATGGCTGCCCGTCGACCAGCGCGTTCATCTCGATCCACAACATGGCGAGCTGGATGATCGACAGCTTCGGCAGCCAGCCGCTCAAGGACAAGTATCTACCCTCGCTGATCACGATGGAGCGGATCGCCAGCTATTGCCTTACCGAGCCGTCGTCGGGCTCGGACGCCGCAGCGCTCAAGACGCGGGCGGTGCTGGACGGCGATCACTATGTCGTCAACGGCTCGAAGCAGTTCATCTCGGGTGCCGGCGAGAACGAGATCTACGTCACCATGGTTCGCACCGGCGAGGACGGCCCCAAGGGCATCTCGTGCCTGGTGATCGAGAAGGACATGCCCGGCGTGAGCTTCGGCGCTAACGAGCGCAAGCTTGGCTGGCATTCGCAGCCGACGCGCCAGGTGACCTTCGAGGATGTCCGCGTACCGGTCGCGAACCGCGTCGGCGATGAGGGCGCGGGCTTCCGCTTCGCGATGATGGGTCTGGACGGCGGCCGGCTCAATATCGGCGCCTGCTCGCTCGGCGGCGCCCAGCGCTGCCTCGACGAGGCCGTGAAATACACCAAGGACCGCCAGCAGTTCGGGCGTCCGATCGCGGACTTCCAGAACACCCAGTTCGTCCTCGCCGACATGGCGACCGAGCTCGAGGCTGCTCGCGCGCTGCTCTATCTCGCTGCCGCCAAGGTCACGGCTGGCGCGCCCGACAAGACCAAGTTCGCCGCGATGGCCAAGCGCTTCGCTACCGACACGGGCTCCTCCGTGGTCGACCGCGCGCTCCAGCTCCATGGCGGCTATGGCTATCTGATGGACTATCCGATCGAGCGTTTCTGGCGCGATCTGCGCGTTCACTCTATCCTCGAGGGCACCAACCAGGTCATGCGGATGATCGTCGGCCGGGAGCTGACCCGCCAGTGA
- a CDS encoding right-handed parallel beta-helix repeat-containing protein: protein MMRMPVLVALALIAAPATAQQQRAPFTIAETGQGFAHLDDAVNAVRDGTATILIAPGTYHDCTVQTGGKITFKAVQPGTAIFEKTVCEEKAAFVLRGRGSAVDGIVFRGFAVSDGNGAGIRIEMGDLTVTNSMFLDSQEGILGGGHETVRRITIDHTTFAGLGQCETENCSHAIYLAVDGDVVVTNSRFERGTGGHYVKLRARRVTITSNSFDDSRGSKTNYMIDLSEGGTGLISGNTFVQGRAKENSSGLIVVAAEGRTYPSTGLRIEGNTATMAPGATGNPAFVADFTGQVGPLGENNLGPGIRIFERRR, encoded by the coding sequence ATCATGCGCATGCCCGTCCTCGTCGCCCTCGCCCTGATCGCCGCGCCCGCCACGGCGCAGCAGCAGCGTGCCCCCTTCACCATCGCCGAGACCGGCCAGGGCTTCGCCCATCTCGACGACGCGGTGAACGCGGTGCGCGACGGGACCGCGACGATCCTGATCGCGCCGGGCACCTATCATGACTGCACCGTGCAGACCGGCGGCAAGATCACCTTCAAGGCAGTCCAGCCCGGCACGGCGATCTTCGAGAAGACCGTGTGCGAGGAAAAAGCCGCCTTCGTGCTGCGCGGTCGCGGCTCGGCGGTGGACGGCATCGTCTTTCGCGGCTTTGCGGTCTCCGACGGCAACGGCGCCGGCATCCGCATCGAGATGGGCGACCTCACCGTCACCAACTCGATGTTCCTCGACAGCCAGGAAGGCATTCTCGGCGGCGGCCACGAGACGGTGCGCCGGATCACGATCGATCACACCACCTTCGCCGGCCTCGGCCAGTGCGAGACCGAGAATTGCAGCCATGCGATCTATCTCGCGGTGGACGGCGACGTGGTCGTCACCAATTCGCGCTTCGAGCGCGGCACCGGTGGCCACTACGTCAAGCTGCGTGCCCGGCGGGTGACGATCACCAGCAACAGCTTCGACGACAGCCGCGGCAGCAAGACGAACTACATGATCGACCTGTCCGAGGGCGGCACCGGGCTGATCTCGGGCAACACCTTCGTCCAGGGGCGTGCCAAGGAGAACAGCTCGGGCCTGATCGTGGTCGCGGCGGAAGGCCGCACCTATCCGAGCACGGGCCTGCGCATCGAGGGCAACACCGCGACGATGGCGCCCGGCGCCACCGGCAACCCGGCCTTCGTTGCCGACTTCACCGGCCAGGTCGGCCCGCTCGGCGAGAACAATCTCGGCCCCGGCATCCGCATCTTCGAGCGGCGGCGGTAA